The following are from one region of the Klebsiella aerogenes genome:
- a CDS encoding heme ABC transporter permease: protein MWKALHQLAIPERLYGLCGRWIPWLAALSALLLIIGLGWGFGFAPADYQQGESYRIMYLHVPAAMWSMGLYFSMAIAAFVGLVWQVKMADLAIAALAPVGAVCTFVALVSGAAWGKPMWGTWWIWDARLTSELVLLFLYAGIIALWHAFDDRRLAGRAAGILVLVGVVNLPIIHYSVFWWNTLHQGSTNMQQSIDPSMRLPLRICIFGFLALAATLTLMRLRNLILQQERRRPWVVALVNKGAAK, encoded by the coding sequence ATGTGGAAAGCGTTACATCAACTGGCGATACCTGAACGGCTATACGGTCTGTGCGGTCGCTGGATCCCGTGGCTGGCGGCGTTAAGCGCGCTGCTGCTGATTATCGGGTTGGGATGGGGCTTTGGTTTCGCTCCCGCCGACTATCAGCAGGGGGAGAGCTACCGGATCATGTATCTTCACGTCCCGGCGGCGATGTGGTCGATGGGGCTCTATTTTTCAATGGCGATCGCCGCATTCGTCGGCCTGGTCTGGCAGGTTAAAATGGCCGACCTGGCCATTGCCGCGCTGGCGCCGGTCGGCGCGGTTTGCACCTTCGTGGCGCTGGTGAGCGGCGCGGCATGGGGTAAGCCGATGTGGGGAACCTGGTGGATTTGGGATGCCCGATTGACATCGGAGCTGGTCCTGCTATTTCTCTACGCCGGTATCATCGCGCTGTGGCACGCCTTTGACGATCGTCGGCTGGCCGGACGGGCCGCCGGGATCCTCGTGCTGGTCGGCGTGGTTAATCTGCCCATCATTCATTATTCGGTATTCTGGTGGAATACCCTGCATCAGGGCTCGACCAATATGCAGCAATCCATCGACCCGAGCATGCGCTTGCCGTTGCGGATTTGTATTTTCGGTTTCCTCGCGCTGGCCGCGACGCTGACGCTGATGCGCCTGCGTAATCTGATCCTGCAACAGGAGCGCCGTCGGCCGTGGGTGGTTGCGCTGGTGAATAAAGGAGCCGCCAAATGA
- the ccmD gene encoding heme exporter protein CcmD, with amino-acid sequence MSPAFSSFAAFLTMGGYAFYVWLAVAVAVAAFGLLTVHTLWARRAVFNDVRRQQARERRIDAARRREKEAADASAS; translated from the coding sequence ATGAGCCCCGCGTTTTCTTCCTTTGCCGCCTTCCTGACGATGGGCGGCTACGCGTTTTATGTCTGGTTGGCGGTTGCGGTTGCAGTCGCCGCGTTTGGTTTGCTGACCGTCCACACGCTGTGGGCGCGGCGGGCGGTGTTTAATGATGTGCGACGCCAGCAGGCCCGCGAGCGGCGTATCGATGCCGCTCGCCGTCGTGAAAAGGAGGCCGCGGATGCAAGCGCGTCGTAA
- the ccmE gene encoding cytochrome c maturation protein CcmE yields the protein MQARRKTRLYIVLAVLAGLGLTISLTLYALSSNIDLFYTPGEIIYGKTETQALPHPGQRLRVGGYVQPGSVQRDPQTLDVRFKLYDARGVVDVSYKGILPDLFREGQGVVAQGVLDGERHITAQQVLAKHDENYTPPEVKNAMKPETQGAQP from the coding sequence ATGCAAGCGCGTCGTAAAACCCGTCTGTATATCGTGCTGGCGGTGCTCGCCGGACTCGGGCTGACCATCAGCCTGACGCTGTACGCGCTGAGCAGCAACATCGATCTGTTTTATACCCCGGGCGAAATTATCTATGGGAAAACCGAAACCCAGGCGCTGCCGCATCCCGGCCAGCGCCTGCGGGTTGGTGGATACGTACAGCCGGGATCCGTACAGCGAGACCCGCAAACCCTCGACGTTCGGTTTAAGCTGTATGACGCTCGCGGTGTGGTTGATGTGAGCTATAAAGGCATCCTGCCGGACCTGTTCCGCGAAGGTCAGGGCGTGGTGGCGCAGGGCGTGCTGGACGGTGAACGCCATATCACTGCTCAGCAGGTGCTGGCGAAGCATGACGAAAATTACACGCCGCCAGAAGTGAAAAACGCCATGAAGCCTGAGACACAAGGGGCGCAGCCATGA
- a CDS encoding heme lyase CcmF/NrfE family subunit produces MMPELGNYLLCLAAGLALLLSVYPLWGAARQDRRLMALARPLACALFACIVGAFLVLVQAFVVNDFTVRYVAENSNSALPVWYRVAATWGAHEGSLLLWVLLLSVWTFAVALFSRRMPLDAVARVLAVMGMIAFGFLLFILFTSNPFSRSLPLYPIDGRDLNPLLQDIGMIFHPPILYMGYVGFSVAFAFAIASLLAGRLDTAWARWSRPWTQAAWMFLTLGIVLGSAWAYYELGWGGWWFWDPVENASFMPWLVGTALLHSLAVTEKRGSFRAWTVLLAIAAFSLCLLGTFLVRSGVLVSVHSFASDPSRGLFILALLTIAIGGSLLLYALKGGRVRARVEHSLWSRESFLLGNNILLIAAMLVVLLGTLLPLVHKELGLGSISIGEPFFNTMFTALMAPFALLLGLGPLIRWRRDEPGKQLKRLAISLLVTLSLSLALPWLLQDRITAMAVIGLMMALWVLIFALIEIHERATHRHGFWRGLRTLSRSQWGMVLGHVGVAVTVIGITFSQNYSVERDVRMQPGDSIDIHHYHFVFNGVRNIVGPNWTGGEGIIAVTRNGRPEATLYAEKRFYTASRMMMTEAAISGGLTRDLYAALGEELKDGSWAVRLYYKPFVRWIWYGGVLMALGGLCCMLDPLYRMRKKLQEAQ; encoded by the coding sequence ATGATGCCGGAACTGGGGAATTATCTGCTGTGCCTGGCGGCGGGGTTGGCGCTGTTGCTCAGCGTCTATCCGCTGTGGGGCGCGGCGCGGCAGGACCGGCGGCTAATGGCGTTGGCCCGTCCGCTGGCCTGCGCGTTGTTTGCCTGTATTGTCGGCGCGTTTCTTGTGCTGGTGCAGGCTTTTGTGGTTAACGATTTTACCGTGCGTTATGTGGCGGAAAACTCCAACAGCGCGCTACCGGTGTGGTATCGGGTCGCGGCGACCTGGGGCGCGCACGAGGGGTCATTACTGCTGTGGGTGCTGCTGCTCAGCGTCTGGACCTTTGCCGTCGCGTTATTCAGCCGTCGGATGCCGCTTGATGCCGTCGCGCGGGTGCTGGCGGTGATGGGGATGATCGCCTTCGGCTTCCTGTTGTTTATTCTTTTCACCTCTAACCCGTTCAGCCGCAGTCTGCCGCTGTATCCGATTGACGGTCGCGACCTTAATCCGTTGCTGCAGGATATCGGCATGATTTTCCATCCGCCGATCCTCTATATGGGTTATGTCGGGTTTTCGGTGGCCTTCGCCTTTGCCATTGCCTCTCTGCTGGCGGGGCGTCTGGATACCGCCTGGGCGCGCTGGTCGCGTCCCTGGACCCAGGCGGCATGGATGTTCCTTACGCTCGGCATTGTGCTGGGCTCGGCATGGGCCTATTACGAGCTGGGCTGGGGCGGCTGGTGGTTCTGGGATCCGGTGGAAAACGCCTCGTTTATGCCGTGGCTGGTCGGCACGGCGTTACTGCATTCGCTGGCGGTGACCGAGAAGCGCGGCAGCTTCCGCGCCTGGACGGTGCTGTTGGCGATTGCCGCGTTCTCCCTGTGTCTGCTTGGAACCTTCCTGGTGCGTTCCGGGGTGCTAGTCTCGGTGCATTCATTTGCGTCCGACCCGTCGCGCGGGCTGTTTATTCTTGCGCTGCTGACCATCGCTATTGGCGGTTCGCTGCTGCTGTATGCCCTGAAAGGCGGGCGAGTGCGGGCGCGAGTTGAGCATTCGCTGTGGTCGCGCGAGTCGTTCCTGCTTGGTAATAATATTCTGCTGATCGCCGCAATGCTGGTCGTGCTGCTCGGCACGCTGCTGCCGCTGGTGCATAAAGAGCTGGGACTTGGCAGCATTTCGATCGGCGAACCGTTCTTCAACACCATGTTCACGGCGTTGATGGCGCCGTTTGCGCTACTGCTGGGGCTGGGGCCGCTGATTCGCTGGCGACGCGATGAACCGGGCAAACAGCTTAAGCGGCTGGCGATATCTTTGTTGGTGACGTTGTCACTTTCTCTGGCGCTGCCCTGGTTGCTGCAGGATCGCATCACGGCGATGGCGGTGATTGGCCTGATGATGGCGCTGTGGGTGCTTATCTTCGCGTTGATTGAAATCCACGAACGGGCAACGCATCGCCACGGCTTCTGGCGCGGTTTGCGCACGCTATCGCGCAGCCAGTGGGGGATGGTGCTCGGTCACGTTGGCGTGGCGGTAACCGTCATCGGCATCACCTTCAGCCAGAACTACAGCGTCGAACGCGACGTGCGTATGCAGCCTGGCGATAGCATTGATATTCACCATTACCACTTTGTGTTTAACGGTGTGCGTAACATTGTTGGCCCGAACTGGACCGGCGGCGAAGGTATTATCGCCGTCACCCGCAACGGCCGCCCGGAGGCGACGCTGTACGCGGAAAAGCGTTTTTATACCGCCAGCCGGATGATGATGACCGAAGCGGCAATCAGCGGCGGGTTAACCCGCGATTTGTACGCCGCGTTGGGCGAAGAACTGAAAGAC